Proteins encoded by one window of Salmonirosea aquatica:
- a CDS encoding ion transporter: MKQQLQRERNKLLTSIDRLLEGPMIFLGFVWLILLVVDLVWGLSKTLDYISLTIWGIFIIDFVVKFILAPVKLLFIKKNWLTAISLIIPALRVFRIFRFLRVLRSLRGLRLVRIVSSLNRSMKSLTATMQRRAFGYVVLLSLVVTFTGAAGMYAIESPAPGFDSYGMALWWTAMRVTTAGSEYSPKTPEGRGLAFLITLFGFAIFGYVTATLATFFIGRDAEENDAPVAGAKDVAELRKEISRLTKTINEMKEKLDSN; encoded by the coding sequence ATGAAACAACAACTTCAACGCGAACGCAACAAACTCCTGACCTCCATCGACCGGTTGCTGGAAGGCCCGATGATATTCCTGGGCTTTGTGTGGCTCATCCTGTTGGTAGTGGATCTGGTTTGGGGGCTATCCAAAACGCTGGATTACATCAGCCTCACGATTTGGGGAATCTTCATCATCGACTTTGTCGTCAAATTTATTTTGGCTCCGGTCAAACTACTTTTTATCAAAAAAAACTGGCTTACGGCTATTTCGTTGATTATTCCGGCTTTGCGGGTCTTCCGTATTTTTCGCTTTCTGCGGGTGCTGCGGAGTTTGCGCGGGTTGCGGCTGGTGCGTATTGTTTCGTCGCTCAACCGCAGCATGAAGAGCCTGACCGCTACCATGCAGCGACGCGCGTTTGGCTACGTAGTGCTGCTATCGCTGGTCGTTACCTTCACCGGAGCAGCGGGAATGTATGCCATCGAAAGCCCGGCACCCGGCTTCGACAGCTACGGCATGGCCTTGTGGTGGACGGCCATGCGGGTCACCACGGCGGGCAGTGAGTACTCACCTAAGACGCCCGAAGGCCGCGGACTGGCCTTTCTGATCACGTTGTTTGGTTTTGCCATTTTTGGCTACGTGACCGCTACCCTGGCCACGTTTTTCATTGGCCGCGATGCCGAGGAGAATGATGCCCCCGTAGCTGGAGCAAAAGATGTCGCGGAACTAAGGAAAGAGATTTCCCGGCTTACCAAAACGATTAATGAAATGAAGGAAAAACTAGATAGTAACTAA